Proteins found in one Schistocerca serialis cubense isolate TAMUIC-IGC-003099 chromosome 5, iqSchSeri2.2, whole genome shotgun sequence genomic segment:
- the LOC126481524 gene encoding serine protease persephone-like, whose product MAGVGEFPHMAALGYNLPDTEGLSWLCGGSLISDQFVLTAAHCCANRITGRPVSVRLGTLSPSSGAAGDSDYGVSRVILHPGYSRRQRYHDIALLELDRRVDLGGSVFPACLDTSPADGADFLATGWGATNAAGTRASSVLMKTTISPFPLSDCQNAYKDRFPRGLNSSVICAGDPQGKTDTCVGDSGGPLVRGNKAPYVVVGITSLGPKPCGGFVPSIYTRVSTYVGWLEKLVWP is encoded by the exons GCGGCGCTGGGCTACAACCTACCGGACACGGAGGGCCTCAGCTGGCTGTGCGGAGGGTCCCTCATCAGCGACCAGTTCGTCCTCACCGCGGCCCACTGCTGCGCCAACAGGATCAC GGGCAGACCGGTGAGCGTGCGGCTCGGGACGCTGAGTCCCAGCTCGGGGGCGGCCGGCGACTCCGACTACGGCGTCTCGCGGGTCATCCTGCACCCCGGCTACAGCAGGCGCCAGCGCTACCACGACATTGCGCTGCTGGAGCTGGACAGGAGGGTGGACCTGGGCGGCTCCGTCTTCCCCGCCTGCCTGGACACGAGCCCCGCAGATGGCGCCGACTTCCTCGCCACAGGCTGGGGGGCCACGAACGCTGCCG GAACGCGAGCCAGCTCGGTGCTTATGAAGACTACAATATCTCCATTTCCATTATCAGACTGCCAAAACGCTTACAAGGATAGATTCCCAAGAGGACTGAATTCGTCGGTAATTTGTGCCGGAGATCCGCAAGGAAAAACGGATACCTGTGTT GGCGACTCCGGCGGTCCTCTGGTGAGGGGAAACAAAGCGCCCTACGTTGTGGTCGGAATCACCAGCTTAGGGCCAAAGCCGTGTGGCGGCTTTGTGCCCAGTATCTACACGCGCGTCTCCACCTACGTGGGCTGGCTGGAAAAACTCGTCTGGCCCTAA